The Verrucomicrobium spinosum DSM 4136 = JCM 18804 DNA segment TGGCCGAGCTTTCATGCGGGTGGACCAGCGGGGCGCTAGACCTGAGCGACACGCTCATCATCGTGCCCACGGCGGAAACGGTGCGGCGGCTGCGTGAGGCGCTGGCGGTGGAGGCCGGGGCCCGGGACAGTGTGGTGACGGCTCCGCATCTATGGCACGCTGCCCTGGTGTTCCAGCCCAAGGCCACCACCATGCCACTGGCATCGCCTCTCCAGGAGCGGGCCGCCTGGACAGAGGTGCTGGCGAAGGTGCCGCTCGGGGAGATGACCGCTCTGTTTCCCGCAGCCCCGGAATCGCAAGATCTGACCTGGGCCTCTGCGGTGGCGGAAACGGTCGGTACCTTGAGGAAAACGCTGGGGGCCGGGGGCTACACGCTGGCAGCGGGGGCAGAAGCCCTGGCTGGGCTGGATGACCCTGCCCGGTGGAGCCAGCTTGCGCGGCTGGAGGAACTGTACTTGGAGACGCTGGAAGCCTGGGGGTTGGCCGATGGTGAATCCGCAAAACAAGGAGCGGCCAGAGAGGCGACGCTGCCAGAGGGAGTGAAGCAGGTGAAGGTCTTCGCCGTGGCGGATGCGCCACCGCTCTTTGGGGTGTGGCTCCGGCATGTGTCTGAAAAGGTGCCCTCGGGCATCTTTGTACAGGCTCCGGCCGAGGGGAGGGCTGGGTTCGATGAAATCGGGATGCCCCGCATCTTGAGCTGGGGGGATGACGCGGGGCTGGAGTGCCCGCTGCCGCATGATCGCATGCATCGTGTGCCCGGCGCGGAGGATCAGGCCCGCCTGTCGGTACGACTCCTGGGGGAGCTCGCGGCCACCGGGCAGGAGGTGGCGGTGGGGGCCTGTGATCCGGCGTTGAACAGTGTGCTGGAGGGGACCCTGACCTCGCAGGGAGTGCGGGTGTACAATCCGGCGGGTCGTTCGGCCAGGCAGCATGGTCTGGTGCAGGTGTTGCGGGCAGGCTGGCGCGCAGCGCGCAGTGCGTCATGGCGGGACTGGCTGCCCTTTCTGCGGCTGGACGATGTGTCCCGCGCCCTGTGTGCGGAGACGGGCATGCTGGTCACCAAGTACTATGAGCAGTTGGACGAATTCGACGCGACGCATCTGCCGCCAACGGTCCGGGATGCGCAGTCGCTGGCAGGGTTGCATGAAGCTTGGGCGGAGCTCGGCCAGGTGCTGAGTGCGGTGGTGCGCCATGCCGAGGGCTGGGCGGCGGAGACTTGTGAGGGGGCGGTGCGAAACTTCCTGCTCTGGCTGTACGGTGAGACGGAGTTCGACAGCGGCAGGGAGCATCAGAAGCATCATGGTGAACTTTTCGGCCAGGTGGTGCGGCTGGCCATGCAGATGGACGAAGGGCGGGCGGCGGCGGGGGCTTCGTCCTCGCCAGCGGAGGCTGCGGCATGGCTGGGCCTGGTGTTTGATGCGCTGGAGGAAGGGCAGCTCACCGACCTGCGGGGTGAGGCGGACCTCGTGCTGCATGGCTGGCTGGAACTGCTGTGGGAGCCGGCTCCGGGGCTGGTCATCACGGGGTTCAATGACGAACATGTGCCCGGCACGCTGACGGCAGATCCCTTCCTGCCTGACAAGGCCAAGGCGGCGCTGGGGCTGCCCTGCCAGGCGACGCGGCGGGCGCGTGATGCTTATTTCCTGAAAGCGATGGCGGAACAGCGGTCAGGAAGCCGCACGCTGCACATCGTGCTGGGGCGGCACACGGCGGAAGGCGATGCGTTGCGCCCCTCCCGATTGTTGCTGGATGCCTCAGACGACGATCTCCCGTTGCGGGTGAAGCACCTGTTTCCTGCGGAGGATGAGGTGCAGGCTCCGCCACGCCCCTTGCGGACGCAGGCCTTCCAGCTGACGCCCCCCCTGCGGAAATGGACGCGGAGTGCCATTTCCCCGACGGCACTGCGGCGGTATCTGCAATGTCCGTTCCGCTTCTATCTCACCGATGTGCTGGGGATGGAGTCGGTAAGCACAGGGCTGCGGGAGCTTTCACCCGCCACGGTGGGAGATCTGATTCACCAGGTGTTCAAGGCCTTTGCGGATGAGACGGCGGTGGCGGAGAGCCGGGATGCGGGAATCATCGCGGCGTGGCTGGAGGCCGAGCTCGACAGGCGGGCGGCATTGTACTTTGGCGCGGAGCCGCTGTTTTCCGTAACCCTGCAGGTGGAATCGCTGCGGCAACGTCTGGCCGCTTTTGCCGAGAAGCAGGCGGAGCTGCGCGAGCAGGGGTGGCGCATCCTGCGTGCCGAGGAGAAGATCCAGGCTGACTGGGGAGTGGACCTGGGCGGGGTGATCCTCTCGGGCAAGATCGACCGCATCGACAGGAATGACAAGACGGGCATGCTGAGGGTCATCGACTACAAGACCTCTCGGAAGAAACCCGAGGAAGCGCACCATCGCTCAGCGCGCAAGGAACTGCTCGCCGACGAGAACCAATCGTGGAAGTGCTTTGATGACGCCAGGGGCAAGGCCCGCTGCTGGACGGATCTGCAACTGCCACTGTATGCGAGGGCAGTCTCCGCAAAACTTGCAGACGGGGCACCTGTGGAGGCAGCTTATTTCCTGCTTCCCGCCACGGTGAGTGAGGTGAAGACCCATGTCTGGGAGGGGCTGGATGCGGACCTGATGGACGCTGCCGGGGACTGTGCCTGCGAAGCGGTGCGGCGCATTCGGGATGGGGTGTTCTGGCCTCCGGTGGAGGATTTGCGCTTTGACGACTTTGCGGAGTTGTTTCAAGGGGATGTGATGAAGGCGGTGGCCCCGCCAGAAAGCTGGCTGGTGGAAAAGGTGGCGGAGGAACTGGCACTATGACGGAACTCAAGAACGAGCTCATCCGCGCCTCCGCAGGGACGGGAAAGACACACTCCCTGGTGCAACGCTATCTCTGGCTGCTGGAGCATGGGGCGGAGCCGGAGCGCATTGCGGCCATGACGTTCACGCGCAAGGCAGCAGGTGAGTTCTTTGAGCGCATCCTCCAGGAGTTGGCCACCCGCAGCATGAAGGCGGGTGGCGGGCTGCCCCTCACCCTGTTGCGGAAGGTGGTGCGGCGTATGGACCAGTTGCGCCTGGGCACGATCGACAGCTTCTTTGCCACGATGACACAGTGCCTCCCCTTTGAGCTGGGGCTGACGGGCAAGGCGGCACTCATGAGCGAGGCCGAAGCCACCCGGGCGGAGGAAGAGGTGATGGACTCTCTGCTGCTGGCGATCGGAAGAATGAACGACGCGGCTGCTCTGGATGAACTGCGGGAAGCGTGGAAGGCGGCCAGCCACGGGAACGAGCAGGGGCGTCCGGCGGAGGCTCTCGCTACGTGGTGCGGACGATTGCACCAACTGCTCATCGAATGTCCTGATCCGATAAAGTGGGGTGGTGCGGAGGCGATCTGGGATGCGGGCTCTCCGGCATTCCCAATCGCTGCCGCCGGGTGGGATCTGGCCGCTGCGGTGGATCGTTTGGAGGGGGCGCTGGACTACAGCAAGTTCGACAAGCGCGCGCCTCAAAAGTGGGATGATTTCTTTCAGGCGGCGCGTGAGTACGATGGCTTCAAGAAGTTCGACAAGCCCATCGTGTACATGCTGGATTCGGACCGCGGGGATCACTCCCGTCTGCGGCTGGGCGGGGTGGAGTGGAAAATATGGAAGGCGGTGCCGCTGGATCGCCAGGCGGGCAATGCGCTGGCGGATGTGCTGGAGATCCTGGTGGCGAGGGCGCTGCTGGTGCACCTGCGGCGGACACGCTCCCAGCGGGAGATCGTGCGGATCTATGAAACCACCTATCACCGGCAGGTGAGGTCACGGGGCAGGCTGGTCTTCAGCGATCTGGCTTGGCTGCTGTGTGGCAGGGTGCAGACCACCGCGATGGCAGAGCATGACTGGGAGGCCATGCGGACGGCGCTGGAGTTCCGCATGGATGCGAAATACGATCACTGGCTGCTGGACGAGTTTCAGGACACCAGCGAGCGGCAGTGGGAGGTGATGTCGCCCCTGCTGGAAGAAGCACGGCAGGATCCGGAAGAGCGGCGCAGCGTCTTCCTGGTGGGGGATGTGAAGCAGAGTATCTACCTCTGGCGTCAGGCGGAGCCGGAGCTCTTCCACCATGTGGAGACGGCGTGGAGCGGGCATCGCCTGCAGACGACGCCACTGAACGAGAGCTACCGCTCCTGCCCGCAAGTGCTGGGGATGGTGAATGGAGTGTTCCTGAATGCGGAACGGG contains these protein-coding regions:
- a CDS encoding PD-(D/E)XK nuclease family protein, producing the protein MAGAKLTFWGWDSPVLHKAVAELSCGWTSGALDLSDTLIIVPTAETVRRLREALAVEAGARDSVVTAPHLWHAALVFQPKATTMPLASPLQERAAWTEVLAKVPLGEMTALFPAAPESQDLTWASAVAETVGTLRKTLGAGGYTLAAGAEALAGLDDPARWSQLARLEELYLETLEAWGLADGESAKQGAAREATLPEGVKQVKVFAVADAPPLFGVWLRHVSEKVPSGIFVQAPAEGRAGFDEIGMPRILSWGDDAGLECPLPHDRMHRVPGAEDQARLSVRLLGELAATGQEVAVGACDPALNSVLEGTLTSQGVRVYNPAGRSARQHGLVQVLRAGWRAARSASWRDWLPFLRLDDVSRALCAETGMLVTKYYEQLDEFDATHLPPTVRDAQSLAGLHEAWAELGQVLSAVVRHAEGWAAETCEGAVRNFLLWLYGETEFDSGREHQKHHGELFGQVVRLAMQMDEGRAAAGASSSPAEAAAWLGLVFDALEEGQLTDLRGEADLVLHGWLELLWEPAPGLVITGFNDEHVPGTLTADPFLPDKAKAALGLPCQATRRARDAYFLKAMAEQRSGSRTLHIVLGRHTAEGDALRPSRLLLDASDDDLPLRVKHLFPAEDEVQAPPRPLRTQAFQLTPPLRKWTRSAISPTALRRYLQCPFRFYLTDVLGMESVSTGLRELSPATVGDLIHQVFKAFADETAVAESRDAGIIAAWLEAELDRRAALYFGAEPLFSVTLQVESLRQRLAAFAEKQAELREQGWRILRAEEKIQADWGVDLGGVILSGKIDRIDRNDKTGMLRVIDYKTSRKKPEEAHHRSARKELLADENQSWKCFDDARGKARCWTDLQLPLYARAVSAKLADGAPVEAAYFLLPATVSEVKTHVWEGLDADLMDAAGDCACEAVRRIRDGVFWPPVEDLRFDDFAELFQGDVMKAVAPPESWLVEKVAEELAL